The nucleotide window GGCGCGAGGATGGTTTATGAAGGACGCGGTGCAAAGCTTTACGATCTGGCCGAACAACAAAGCACCAAAGCTGCGCTGTTCACGCATGCGCAGCCGTTGATCTTTGAGCATCCACCGTTTGAAGCGTTGCTGCTTGCGCCACTCGGGAGACTTGATTACAAGACGGCATACTTGATTTGGGGCCTTCTGAATGTCGCGGTGTGGTTGTATCTTCCCTACTTGCTCCGGCCTTATGCTCCGTCTCCGCGGAGTGACCTTGCCTATCTAGCGCTCTGGATGTCATTCCCGCCACTCGGGATCGCGCTCTACCAGGGACAATCGTCCTTGCTATTGTTGCTCGTCTTTGCCCTGGCATTCATCTGCCTGAAACGAGGAAAGGAATTCAGGGCGGGCTTGTGGCTCGGCCTGGGACTCTTTAAGTTTCAATTCGTTCTTCCGCTCATCCTGATTTTTCTTCTGCGGCGCAAATGGAAGGTGTTCGGTGGATTTGCCGTGGCAGCTACCGCCCTTGCTGTGCTTTCGTTTGTTGCCGCAGGTTTAGCAGGAATTATGGACTACGTCCGCCTGATGCTGAATGTAGCGGGGCACGCCCATAATTTTTCTTACGGCAAAGCTACAGACATGGCCACGTTGCAGGCATTCAGCA belongs to Terriglobales bacterium and includes:
- a CDS encoding glycosyltransferase family 87 protein; its protein translation is MSAATALAPSLKLRSVEGTIAWFAAGILLIGAVLWADHPPAIEMTDFSVTYIGARMVYEGRGAKLYDLAEQQSTKAALFTHAQPLIFEHPPFEALLLAPLGRLDYKTAYLIWGLLNVAVWLYLPYLLRPYAPSPRSDLAYLALWMSFPPLGIALYQGQSSLLLLLVFALAFICLKRGKEFRAGLWLGLGLFKFQFVLPLILIFLLRRKWKVFGGFAVAATALAVLSFVAAGLAGIMDYVRLMLNVAGHAHNFSYGKATDMATLQAFSNTVLGSFLSAPVIHFIVAVASAIMIVLAARQFQNGTPGAWFDRFFAVSIVVSLATGIHMFAHDISPLALSAFLVLPYLAASSARGWSLVIRVCIVLFWLPPLYFVAIARHELYLLFPLIAVLATAIAQIRLSHRPVLVRNVP